A window of the Mesotoga prima MesG1.Ag.4.2 genome harbors these coding sequences:
- a CDS encoding NADH-quinone oxidoreductase subunit C: protein MNSMNEILGEVTTIAGELSVKEVTARESIVSVEASRLNAVLELLKRRGFSHLSLITGVDRIKDGIFEVFYTLFRWETGETLLVKSSISRDEPVISTVMHLWPTARFYERDVHEFFGIVFDGNPDLKPLILENWKEMPPMRKDFDPQKYSNEHFPDRHYEAEFLAEGGDENE, encoded by the coding sequence ATGAATTCCATGAATGAGATACTGGGAGAAGTGACGACTATTGCCGGAGAATTATCGGTTAAGGAAGTAACTGCCCGTGAGTCAATCGTATCCGTTGAAGCTTCGAGGTTGAATGCGGTTCTTGAGCTCTTAAAGAGAAGAGGCTTCTCTCATCTCTCACTGATAACCGGCGTCGACAGGATAAAAGACGGTATTTTCGAGGTGTTCTACACCCTATTCAGATGGGAGACAGGAGAGACTCTGTTGGTGAAGAGCTCGATTAGTAGAGATGAACCCGTAATTAGTACCGTGATGCACCTTTGGCCTACTGCAAGGTTTTATGAAAGGGACGTTCACGAGTTCTTCGGTATAGTGTTCGATGGTAACCCCGACCTTAAACCACTCATACTCGAAAACTGGAAGGAAATGCCGCCGATGAGAAAGGACTTCGATCCGCAGAAATACTCAAACGAGCACTTTCCGGACAGGCACTACGAAGCCGAGTTTCTGGCAGAAGGTGGCGATGAAAATGAGTAA
- the nuoB gene encoding NADH-quinone oxidoreductase subunit NuoB, translating to MSEERKAWEKVANMLRSRSLWMLYYCTGCGAIELPPTMTSRFDMERLGIGPMATPRQADIMLITGYLSTKTLRRVIYSYEQMQSPKYIVGFGSCTLNGGIYYDSYATINKLDLYVPVDLYLAGCMPRPEAIVSGFTALMSKIDKGEANGWKEYKEKNDWYKRNQIEALGEVYVHDEFHE from the coding sequence ATGAGCGAAGAACGCAAAGCATGGGAAAAAGTAGCAAATATGCTCAGATCACGCTCGTTGTGGATGCTTTATTACTGTACCGGATGTGGAGCTATAGAGCTGCCTCCAACGATGACTTCGCGCTTCGATATGGAGCGTCTCGGGATTGGGCCTATGGCAACTCCTAGGCAGGCCGACATTATGTTAATCACAGGATACCTAAGTACGAAGACTCTCAGGAGAGTCATTTATTCGTACGAACAGATGCAGTCGCCGAAGTATATAGTCGGCTTTGGTTCTTGCACTTTAAATGGGGGAATATACTATGACTCGTACGCGACGATAAACAAACTGGATCTTTATGTGCCTGTGGATCTTTATCTGGCCGGTTGTATGCCCCGCCCGGAAGCTATAGTAAGCGGATTCACCGCGCTGATGAGCAAGATTGACAAAGGAGAGGCCAACGGTTGGAAAGAGTATAAGGAGAAGAACGATTGGTACAAGAGGAATCAGATAGAGGCTCTCGGGGAGGTGTATGTACACGATGAATTCCATGAATGA